One window of the Sulfitobacter sp. HNIBRBA3233 genome contains the following:
- a CDS encoding ABC transporter permease, with product MAEQVPFRGGGFAPMRIRGMGWIVFVVLIALAEWGTRTGWISALTLPRPSDVLATFGELWQSGLLFKHLAPSLSRLVIGASIGAALGISVGVLIGLFAYVRAGLVPLVAALFPIPKIALLPLFVIWFGIDEASKYALIAFGTFTPTVVATYAAVDNVDRTLIRMGQSFGLGWWSIVRKIVLPGAMPGILSGLRISLTIAIILLVAAEMLGAEYGVGAYILEAGSLYDLERLFAGVVILSVLGVAVSSVIGALERRVLRWRV from the coding sequence ATGGCTGAACAGGTTCCTTTCAGAGGTGGTGGCTTTGCGCCGATGCGGATCCGCGGCATGGGCTGGATCGTCTTTGTGGTGCTGATTGCACTGGCGGAATGGGGCACACGCACGGGCTGGATCTCGGCTTTGACGCTGCCACGTCCGTCGGACGTTCTGGCCACCTTCGGCGAACTCTGGCAGAGCGGGCTGTTGTTCAAACACCTCGCCCCGTCGCTGAGCAGGCTGGTCATAGGTGCCAGCATCGGGGCGGCGCTGGGCATTTCGGTGGGTGTGCTGATCGGGCTCTTCGCCTACGTCCGCGCGGGGCTTGTCCCGCTTGTCGCGGCGCTGTTCCCGATCCCCAAGATCGCGCTGCTGCCGCTGTTCGTCATCTGGTTCGGCATCGACGAGGCGAGCAAATACGCGCTGATTGCCTTCGGCACCTTCACTCCGACGGTCGTTGCCACCTATGCTGCGGTCGATAACGTCGACCGCACATTGATCCGCATGGGCCAGAGCTTTGGCTTGGGGTGGTGGTCGATCGTGCGCAAGATCGTCCTGCCGGGGGCGATGCCGGGGATCCTGTCGGGGCTGCGGATCTCGCTGACCATCGCCATCATCCTTCTGGTCGCGGCAGAAATGCTGGGCGCGGAATACGGTGTCGGGGCCTATATCCTCGAGGCAGGCTCGCTCTACGATCTCGAGCGGCTTTTCGCGGGCGTGGTGATCCTGTCTGTCCTTGGCGTTGCGGTGTCCTCCGTGATCGGTGCGCTGGAACGTCGCGTGCTGCGCTGGCGGGTCTGA
- a CDS encoding DUF2945 domain-containing protein, with translation MANYGKGDKVEWDWGDGTGTGTVQKTYTRKTTVKIKGTEITRDASEDEPALLIEQEDGDEVLKSSTEVRKA, from the coding sequence ATGGCGAACTACGGCAAAGGCGACAAGGTTGAATGGGACTGGGGCGACGGGACGGGGACCGGCACAGTCCAGAAGACCTATACCCGCAAAACCACCGTCAAGATCAAGGGCACCGAGATCACCCGCGATGCGTCCGAGGACGAACCTGCACTGCTGATCGAACAGGAAGACGGCGACGAGGTTCTGAAATCCTCCACAGAGGTGCGCAAGGCGTGA
- a CDS encoding DNA topoisomerase IB has protein sequence MTPSGLVYYGDDRPGIARRRHGRGFTYIAPDGTTIARGPERSRLEALAVPPAYENVWMCPLPNGHLQATGRDARQRKQYRYHAQWAEAQARTKFDGLTDFAHALPRLRARLKRDLEEDAGARTFALAAATTLIDRTAIRVGNPDYTRDNGSYGAVTLKQKQITLEDDGIRMAYTAKGGKRVRRHLRDRTLGRLLHKLGDLPGAELLVWVDDEGEAQTIGSGALNAYIAEAAQDESITAKTFRTWTGSVAAFEVAERGAATIKSMAEAAAERLSNTATVARNSYIHPDVIDLAGADPVDGFDAGRSGLRASENRLLGYLER, from the coding sequence GTGACGCCGAGCGGGCTGGTATATTACGGCGATGACCGTCCGGGGATCGCGCGCCGCCGCCACGGGCGCGGATTTACCTATATCGCGCCGGATGGCACAACGATTGCACGCGGGCCCGAACGGTCGCGGCTCGAAGCGCTGGCGGTGCCGCCCGCCTATGAAAACGTGTGGATGTGCCCGCTTCCGAACGGGCATTTGCAGGCCACCGGACGCGACGCGCGCCAGCGCAAGCAATACCGGTACCACGCGCAATGGGCCGAGGCGCAGGCCCGCACCAAATTCGACGGTCTCACGGATTTCGCCCATGCCCTGCCGCGACTGCGCGCCCGCCTGAAACGCGATCTGGAGGAGGACGCCGGCGCCCGCACATTCGCGCTCGCGGCGGCCACCACCCTGATCGACCGCACGGCGATCCGCGTGGGCAATCCCGATTACACCCGCGACAACGGCAGCTACGGGGCCGTCACGCTGAAGCAAAAGCAAATCACGCTGGAAGACGACGGCATCCGCATGGCCTATACCGCGAAGGGCGGCAAGCGGGTGCGCCGCCACTTGCGCGACCGCACGCTGGGGCGCCTGCTGCACAAGCTGGGCGATCTGCCCGGTGCGGAGTTGCTGGTCTGGGTCGATGACGAGGGCGAGGCGCAGACCATCGGGTCGGGTGCGCTCAATGCCTATATCGCGGAGGCGGCGCAGGACGAGAGCATCACCGCCAAGACATTCCGCACCTGGACCGGATCGGTGGCCGCCTTCGAGGTGGCCGAGCGCGGGGCCGCCACGATCAAGTCCATGGCCGAGGCGGCAGCGGAGCGTCTGTCCAACACGGCGACGGTGGCGCGCAACAGCTATATCCACCCCGATGTCATCGACCTCGCCGGCGCGGATCCCGTCGACGGTTTCGACGCGGGCCGCTCGGGTCTTCGCGCGTCGGAAAACCGTTTGCTCGGCTACCTAGAGCGCTGA
- a CDS encoding PLP-dependent aminotransferase family protein, producing MDWQQIFATRTTRMKASEIRELLKLLDQPDIISFAGGIPDPALFPAEAFQKALGDALTHNADAALQYSVSEGYGPLRDWIAAEMGRLDVPCTRDNILITSGSQQALDYLGKLMLSPGDTALVGWPTYLGALGAFNAYEPRYDKLDPETNRAAEDYAQAAAPGRVKFAYTSVDFANPTGRTLTGTMRERLLDLAEELDIAVIEDAAYQSLRYDGEALAPILAREIARKGDIDACRTLYCGSFSKTLAPGLRVGWVCGAQDVIQQMVLLKQAGDLHSSTLNQMAIAAVAEAQFDSHVARIRAAYRTRRDAMLAALEEHMPEGVTWTRPEGGMFIWLTLPQHMRGDELLARSLETERVAFVPGHAFFADGSGANTMRLSFSRTDADAIAQGIARLGRLISAA from the coding sequence ATGGATTGGCAGCAGATTTTCGCCACGCGGACCACGCGCATGAAGGCGAGCGAGATACGCGAATTGCTCAAGCTGCTGGACCAGCCCGATATCATTTCCTTCGCCGGCGGCATCCCCGATCCGGCGCTTTTCCCCGCCGAGGCGTTCCAGAAGGCGCTGGGCGACGCGCTGACCCATAATGCGGATGCAGCACTCCAGTATTCGGTATCCGAAGGCTACGGGCCGCTGCGCGATTGGATCGCAGCCGAAATGGGCCGCTTGGACGTGCCCTGCACGCGGGACAATATCCTGATCACCTCCGGTTCGCAGCAGGCGCTCGATTATCTGGGCAAGCTCATGCTCAGCCCGGGCGATACGGCGCTTGTGGGATGGCCCACCTATCTTGGCGCGCTGGGCGCGTTCAACGCCTACGAGCCGCGCTATGACAAGCTGGACCCGGAAACCAACCGGGCGGCAGAAGACTATGCGCAGGCCGCCGCGCCGGGGCGCGTCAAGTTTGCCTATACCTCGGTGGATTTCGCAAATCCCACCGGCCGCACCCTGACCGGCACGATGCGCGAGCGCCTGCTCGACCTCGCCGAGGAGTTGGACATCGCGGTGATCGAGGACGCGGCCTATCAGTCGCTGCGCTACGATGGCGAGGCGCTGGCACCGATCCTCGCCCGCGAAATCGCCCGCAAGGGCGACATCGATGCGTGCCGGACGCTCTACTGCGGATCGTTTTCCAAAACGCTTGCGCCGGGCCTGCGTGTGGGGTGGGTCTGCGGCGCGCAGGATGTGATCCAGCAGATGGTCTTGCTGAAACAGGCGGGCGATCTGCATTCCTCGACACTGAACCAGATGGCCATCGCAGCGGTGGCCGAAGCGCAGTTCGACAGCCACGTCGCGCGCATCCGCGCGGCCTATCGCACGCGGCGGGACGCGATGCTTGCGGCGCTGGAAGAGCATATGCCCGAAGGCGTGACATGGACGCGCCCCGAAGGCGGCATGTTCATCTGGCTGACCCTGCCACAGCACATGCGCGGCGATGAATTGCTGGCCCGCTCTCTGGAGACGGAGCGCGTGGCCTTTGTGCCCGGCCATGCGTTTTTCGCCGACGGATCGGGTGCGAACACGATGCGGTTGAGTTTCAGCCGCACGGATGCGGATGCCATCGCGCAGGGCATTGCCCGTCTGGGACGACTGATTTCCGCCGCTTGA
- a CDS encoding DUF1007 family protein codes for MRHALALALCSVAAPLGAHPHIFVDTGLEIILDDRNRVTHIRVTWEYDELYSLLITEDLGVDDDYDGVLSPSDREALTGFDANWIEGYNGDLVATLGGEPLSLSGPMEPTAELTDGKIVTTHLRAVEGAPQLRAPLVLKPFDATYYTAYEVGRPVTVTGQAACDIDLDPPDMEAALAMTEDDLAQIPEDPERAEAMGFGDIGERFATEVRVTCATS; via the coding sequence ATGAGACATGCCCTTGCCCTCGCTCTATGCTCGGTTGCGGCCCCGCTGGGGGCGCATCCGCATATCTTTGTCGATACCGGACTGGAAATCATTCTCGATGACCGCAACCGGGTCACCCATATCCGCGTGACATGGGAGTACGATGAACTTTACAGCCTGCTGATCACCGAGGATCTGGGTGTCGACGACGACTATGACGGGGTGCTGTCGCCGTCGGACCGCGAGGCGCTGACCGGTTTCGATGCAAACTGGATCGAAGGCTACAACGGCGATCTGGTGGCAACCCTCGGAGGCGAGCCCCTGTCGCTGTCCGGCCCGATGGAGCCAACGGCGGAACTGACGGACGGCAAGATCGTCACGACCCATCTGCGCGCGGTGGAAGGCGCACCCCAGTTGCGGGCGCCGCTGGTCCTGAAACCCTTCGATGCTACCTATTACACGGCCTACGAGGTCGGCAGGCCCGTGACGGTAACAGGGCAGGCCGCCTGCGACATTGATCTCGACCCGCCCGACATGGAAGCGGCCCTTGCCATGACCGAAGACGACCTTGCCCAGATCCCCGAAGATCCCGAACGCGCCGAGGCGATGGGGTTCGGCGATATCGGTGAAAGGTTCGCCACCGAGGTGCGGGTGACATGCGCCACGTCCTGA
- a CDS encoding nickel/cobalt transporter has translation MRHVLIPTLLILAAATLWFWWAGGVDALAAWAGAEQRGFQNAMAKTLRALRGGEPGALAVLLGSAFAYGFFHAVGPGHGKLVVGGYGMAQDVPVVRLSVIALLGSLGQAVTAIVLAYGGLWILDLGRDRMIDAAENAFAPVSYALIAAIGIWLAVRGLRGLRRQSSFADHAHTGADDICSSCGHRHGPTLQEAQEATGLRDALVLIGGIAIRPCTGALFVLIICWQMGIPLVGVAASFAMAIGTATVTVAVAAAARGVRGGLLSGIRGAASLIWIMPLVEVATGLLVTVLSLMLLLRALQ, from the coding sequence ATGCGCCACGTCCTGATCCCGACGCTTCTGATCCTCGCCGCCGCCACCCTCTGGTTCTGGTGGGCGGGCGGTGTCGATGCGCTGGCAGCCTGGGCAGGGGCCGAACAGCGCGGTTTCCAGAACGCCATGGCCAAGACCCTGCGCGCGCTGCGTGGCGGAGAGCCGGGTGCTCTTGCCGTGCTGCTGGGCAGTGCATTCGCCTACGGATTTTTCCATGCCGTGGGGCCGGGGCACGGCAAGCTTGTGGTCGGTGGATACGGCATGGCGCAGGACGTGCCGGTGGTCCGGCTGTCGGTCATCGCGCTGCTGGGCAGTCTGGGGCAGGCGGTCACCGCGATCGTGCTGGCCTACGGCGGGCTGTGGATCCTTGATCTCGGGCGGGACCGGATGATCGACGCCGCCGAAAACGCGTTCGCGCCGGTCAGCTACGCCCTGATTGCGGCCATCGGTATCTGGCTGGCGGTGCGCGGTCTGCGCGGGCTGCGCCGCCAGAGCAGCTTTGCCGATCATGCGCATACGGGCGCGGATGACATCTGTTCAAGCTGCGGTCACCGCCACGGGCCGACCCTGCAGGAGGCGCAGGAAGCCACAGGGCTGCGCGACGCGCTGGTTCTCATCGGCGGCATCGCGATCCGGCCCTGTACCGGCGCGCTCTTCGTGCTGATCATCTGCTGGCAGATGGGCATTCCGCTGGTCGGCGTCGCGGCGAGCTTTGCCATGGCCATTGGCACTGCAACGGTCACGGTCGCTGTCGCGGCGGCCGCGCGCGGTGTGCGCGGCGGGCTGCTGAGCGGGATAAGGGGGGCGGCCAGCCTGATCTGGATCATGCCGCTGGTCGAGGTTGCTACCGGCCTTCTGGTCACCGTGCTGTCGCTGATGCTGCTTCTGCGCGCCCTTCAGTAG
- a CDS encoding type II secretion system F family protein, which translates to MFDLSNFATPDALGSPETLILYCVAFAVLLLLFGVIGLWTMRDRTADRVRALAASMREATHEKAVPLTKGDEVAPSGWKKALIPEDPSERMQIRFQLGKLGFERPDIVEIFFLIRLFLALVTPVAVFGTVALARAGVLPESIVESLNATPPLRLLQIAAVGTAVGFYGPGYWLKSRIKARQAKIREAFPNALDLVQISVEAGLGFDAAINRVGHELTRVAPEVAYEFLLLQIEVQAGRDRETALFDMADRMGIDEAKSFALVIVQSLQFGTSLTSALKTYAAEMREMRELAAQEKANRLPVQMSGVMSMLMLPALFLITLTPIIIRYNAIY; encoded by the coding sequence ATGTTCGATCTTTCCAACTTCGCCACGCCTGACGCGCTGGGCAGCCCCGAGACGCTGATTCTCTACTGTGTGGCCTTTGCCGTGTTGCTGCTTCTCTTCGGTGTGATCGGGCTTTGGACCATGCGCGACCGCACCGCCGACCGCGTGCGCGCTCTGGCCGCCTCGATGCGCGAGGCAACGCACGAAAAGGCCGTGCCGCTGACAAAGGGCGACGAAGTGGCGCCAAGCGGATGGAAAAAGGCGCTGATCCCCGAAGACCCCTCGGAGCGGATGCAGATCCGTTTCCAGCTGGGCAAGCTGGGGTTCGAGCGGCCCGATATCGTGGAAATCTTCTTCCTGATCCGGCTGTTTCTGGCGCTGGTAACGCCCGTCGCCGTCTTCGGGACAGTGGCGCTGGCGCGCGCGGGTGTGCTGCCCGAAAGCATCGTTGAAAGCCTGAACGCCACACCGCCGCTGCGCCTGTTGCAAATCGCTGCCGTAGGCACGGCTGTCGGGTTCTACGGACCCGGATATTGGCTGAAATCGCGGATAAAGGCGCGCCAGGCCAAGATCAGGGAAGCCTTTCCCAACGCGCTCGATCTAGTGCAGATCTCGGTCGAGGCCGGTTTGGGCTTTGACGCCGCGATCAACCGCGTGGGCCACGAACTGACCCGCGTGGCGCCCGAAGTGGCCTATGAATTCCTGCTCCTCCAGATCGAGGTTCAGGCCGGACGCGACCGCGAGACGGCGCTATTCGACATGGCGGACCGGATGGGGATCGACGAAGCGAAATCCTTTGCCCTTGTGATCGTCCAGTCGCTGCAATTCGGCACCAGCCTGACCTCCGCCCTGAAGACCTACGCCGCCGAAATGCGCGAGATGCGCGAACTGGCGGCACAGGAAAAGGCGAACCGCCTGCCGGTCCAGATGTCGGGCGTGATGTCGATGCTGATGTTGCCGGCGCTGTTTCTGATCACGCTGACGCCGATCATCATCCGCTATAACGCGATCTACTGA
- a CDS encoding type II secretion system F family protein, whose amino-acid sequence MSFTTLVLWSAVGCTILATLALRLMLAPENAEERKRAERIKSMRPERASDAAAALVKSTGRSDPGLNLPLVGNLPLLLRQADMEGKATLVALWAIAGGVILAAGLSFLITPLLAVPAGFVLSGLTVLQIVKARRNKRLDALTQQLPDALDLMMRGLRVGHPINATIANVGRTMADPVGSEFRTLSEQVAHGDYLTDAFRDFAERTGHEDVEYLSVSISIQHGTGGNLAEMISTLSKVVRDRIVMRRRIKAISSEGRISAYLLSALPVVIYIATSLTAPDYYSDVSDDPIFKPIAFLIVALIVGNFLALRKLVNFKV is encoded by the coding sequence ATGTCATTCACAACTCTCGTTTTGTGGAGCGCGGTTGGCTGCACGATCCTTGCCACGCTTGCGCTGCGGCTGATGCTGGCCCCGGAAAACGCTGAAGAGAGGAAGCGCGCCGAGCGGATCAAATCCATGCGGCCCGAACGCGCCAGCGACGCCGCTGCCGCGCTTGTGAAATCGACCGGGCGCAGCGATCCCGGCCTGAACCTGCCGCTGGTCGGCAACCTGCCGTTACTGCTGCGGCAGGCCGATATGGAGGGCAAGGCAACACTCGTGGCGCTGTGGGCCATCGCCGGTGGCGTGATCCTCGCGGCGGGTCTGTCGTTTCTGATCACGCCACTCCTTGCCGTGCCCGCGGGCTTTGTCCTGTCGGGCCTGACGGTGCTGCAAATCGTGAAGGCCCGCCGCAACAAACGCCTGGACGCGCTGACGCAGCAATTGCCGGATGCGCTGGATCTGATGATGCGCGGACTGCGCGTCGGCCACCCCATCAACGCGACGATCGCGAACGTCGGGCGCACCATGGCCGATCCCGTCGGCAGCGAATTCCGCACCCTGTCGGAGCAGGTCGCCCACGGTGATTACCTGACGGACGCCTTTCGCGACTTTGCCGAACGCACGGGCCACGAGGACGTGGAATACCTGTCCGTGTCCATCTCTATCCAGCACGGCACCGGCGGCAACCTCGCCGAGATGATCAGCACGCTCAGCAAGGTGGTGCGCGACCGGATTGTCATGCGGCGCCGGATCAAGGCGATCTCGTCCGAGGGGCGCATATCGGCCTATCTGCTGTCGGCCCTGCCGGTGGTGATCTACATCGCCACGTCGCTGACGGCCCCCGATTACTACAGTGATGTCAGCGACGATCCGATCTTCAAACCTATCGCATTCCTGATCGTCGCCCTGATCGTCGGCAATTTTCTGGCCTTGCGCAAACTCGTCAATTTCAAGGTCTGA
- a CDS encoding CpaF family protein, producing the protein MFRAFKESTAEAPRRTFKPAASPSEAAIAPAIPRAEAPKPEPVAPAPEPRPAPIAQAPAPAAPERSANTALKSALHELVLEKLNLTMLDQVSRDDLRREISTLAANHLKSNGTQMPSATFKTLIDELLDEVLGLGPLEPLLADPSISDILVNGTDHVFIERGGLLERADVSFRDERHLLRIIDKIVSSIGRRIDESQPWVDARLEDGSRVNAIIRPCAIDGPSLSIRKFSKTPLHMAKLLEHGALSKPAALFLEAAVKGRMNVLISGGTGSGKTTMLNAMSAFIDPRQRMVTIEDAAELQLQQEHVVRLETRPANAEGKGMINQRDLLINALRMRPDRIMVGEVRGAEAFDMLQAMNTGHDGSMTTIHANTARDAVSRLEQMVTMIGSDFPMQAVRYQIAAGLQLVLQLNRLSDGSRRVMSISEIVGLEGDTIMMQDIFVFKKMGVDENGNVKGRMMATGIRPKCFEALMASGVPLAADAFAPGAGAA; encoded by the coding sequence ATGTTTCGAGCATTCAAAGAGTCGACCGCAGAGGCCCCGCGCCGCACTTTCAAGCCAGCGGCATCGCCTTCGGAGGCGGCCATCGCCCCTGCCATCCCGCGCGCCGAAGCGCCGAAGCCAGAACCTGTCGCACCTGCGCCAGAGCCGCGCCCTGCCCCGATCGCGCAAGCGCCCGCACCCGCAGCTCCGGAGCGATCTGCCAATACGGCGCTGAAATCCGCGTTGCACGAACTTGTGCTCGAAAAGCTGAACCTCACGATGCTCGACCAGGTCAGCCGCGACGATCTGCGCCGCGAAATCTCGACCCTTGCGGCGAACCACCTGAAATCGAATGGCACGCAAATGCCCTCCGCGACCTTCAAGACGCTGATCGACGAATTGCTAGACGAAGTGCTGGGTCTTGGCCCGCTCGAGCCGCTGCTGGCCGATCCGTCGATCAGCGATATTCTGGTGAACGGTACCGATCATGTGTTTATCGAACGCGGCGGCCTGCTGGAGCGGGCGGATGTGTCGTTTCGCGACGAACGTCACCTGCTGCGCATCATCGACAAGATCGTGTCGTCCATCGGGCGGCGGATCGACGAAAGCCAGCCCTGGGTCGACGCCCGTCTCGAGGACGGCAGCCGCGTGAACGCGATCATCCGGCCCTGCGCAATCGACGGGCCGTCGCTGTCGATCCGCAAATTCTCCAAGACACCGCTCCATATGGCAAAGCTGCTTGAACACGGGGCCCTGTCGAAACCCGCTGCGCTGTTTCTCGAAGCGGCCGTCAAAGGGCGGATGAATGTGCTGATCTCGGGCGGGACAGGGTCGGGCAAAACCACCATGCTCAACGCCATGTCCGCCTTCATCGACCCGCGCCAGCGGATGGTGACGATCGAGGACGCCGCGGAACTGCAGCTGCAACAGGAACACGTTGTGCGGCTGGAAACCCGCCCTGCGAATGCGGAAGGCAAGGGGATGATCAACCAGCGCGACCTGTTGATCAACGCGCTGCGCATGCGCCCAGACCGGATCATGGTCGGCGAGGTACGCGGCGCCGAGGCATTCGACATGCTGCAGGCGATGAACACCGGCCACGACGGGTCGATGACCACCATCCACGCCAACACGGCCCGCGACGCGGTCAGCCGCCTGGAACAGATGGTCACGATGATCGGCAGCGATTTCCCGATGCAGGCCGTGCGCTACCAGATTGCCGCGGGCCTGCAACTGGTCCTGCAGCTGAACCGCCTGTCAGACGGATCACGCCGGGTGATGAGCATTTCCGAGATCGTCGGGCTCGAAGGGGATACGATCATGATGCAGGACATCTTCGTCTTCAAGAAGATGGGTGTCGATGAGAACGGCAACGTCAAGGGACGGATGATGGCAACCGGCATCCGCCCGAAATGTTTCGAAGCCCTGATGGCCTCGGGTGTGCCTCTTGCCGCCGATGCCTTCGCCCCCGGCGCGGGCGCTGCGTGA